In Elusimicrobiota bacterium, one DNA window encodes the following:
- a CDS encoding UbiX family flavin prenyltransferase gives MRIVLGMTGASGSIFAVEFLRRATAEEVYLVMSRWGRSVLHQETGLTAENLSTFAKKVFSNDDMNAPIASGSNPVDAVVVLPCSMATLGKIAHGIGDNLITRTAEVALKERRRLLLCLRETPLSTIDLENAHKLSLAGAVIMPVSPPFYQKPASLPDLINGYVDKVRGVLGLPVEAGWRSRDLD, from the coding sequence ATGCGCATTGTGCTGGGCATGACCGGAGCCTCCGGCTCCATTTTTGCCGTTGAGTTCCTGCGCCGGGCCACGGCCGAGGAGGTTTATTTGGTCATGTCCCGTTGGGGTCGTTCGGTGCTCCATCAGGAGACCGGGCTGACCGCCGAAAACCTTTCGACTTTCGCCAAAAAGGTGTTTTCCAACGATGACATGAACGCCCCCATCGCCTCCGGCTCCAACCCCGTCGACGCCGTGGTGGTGCTCCCCTGCTCCATGGCGACCCTGGGGAAGATCGCCCACGGAATCGGCGACAATTTGATCACCCGGACCGCGGAAGTGGCTCTCAAGGAACGCCGACGACTTCTGCTTTGTCTGCGAGAAACGCCGCTGTCGACCATCGATTTGGAAAACGCCCACAAGCTTTCCTTGGCGGGGGCCGTCATCATGCCCGTTTCCCCGCCTTTTTATCAAAAGCCCGCCTCCCTCCCGGACCTCATCAACGGTTACGTCGACAAGGTCCGCGGCGTTCTGGGTTTGCCCGTCGAAGCCGGTTGGCGATCCCGCGATCTCGACTAG